Proteins from a single region of Punica granatum isolate Tunisia-2019 chromosome 8, ASM765513v2, whole genome shotgun sequence:
- the LOC116188263 gene encoding sm-like protein LSM5, with protein sequence MANNPSQLLPSELIDRCIGSKIWVIMKGDKELVGTLRGFDVYVNMVLEDVTEYEITAEGRRITKLDQILLNGNNIAILVPGGSPDSE encoded by the exons ATGGCCAACAATCCTTCGCAGCTCCTTCCTTCAG AGTTGATCGACCGGTGCATAGGTTCGAAGATTTGGGTGATAATGAAGGGCGACAAGGAGCTCGTTGGCACCCTCAGGGGCTTCGACGTCTACGTGAACATGGTCCTCGAAGACGTCACTGAATA TGAAATTACTGCAGAAGGTCGGAGGATTACCAAGCTGGATCAAATCTTGCTCAACGGGAACAACATAGCCATT CTAGTTCCGGGTGGCTCCCCTGACTCGGAATGA
- the LOC116188274 gene encoding F-box/kelch-repeat protein At3g24760, producing MSHLSLSLNSELTIKPTNRTVASERRGTALTTMPEASGPAAGGGSTFDTLSTDLTELILGRLPLLSLFRASAVCKPWRSLISAQTFPSPYTAGGTASPPWFFLFGFHNTSSRNHQSFAFDPVSYSWFSLPTTLLAGGGGGALQDPSSSSSLIASSGFLFTTTPCFSFTRLFSPTWRVTSPLHFPRINPLLAVFEDTPSSPSPSATPRFVVVGGVRFIGNLVDIEDRLAVEIYDPRSDSWNLCPPLPAEFRSGNSSQSLSSALFKDRLYVFGIYSSFISAFDLRSRMWSDVQTLRPPGAIFSFLIACSAGLMLAGMCLGPVGPSFNLWEVDEGTMEFREIAIMPQELLYGLVDSEEADDKFASLKCVGSGNFIYVFNEEYHKKYPACVCEIGGENKRCTWRRLPDLPSPVNKFHKVISFCSSVSIRDVLNAGD from the exons AtgtctcatctctctctctctctgaacTCTGAGCTAACAATCAAACCAACCAACCGCACAGTGGCATCAGAACGACGAGGAACAGCGCTGACAACAATGCCGGAAGCCTCAGGGCCAGCAGCCGGAGGAGGGTCCACCTTCGACACCCTCTCCACGGACCTGACGGAGCTCATCCTCGGCCGCCTCCCcctcctctccctcttccGCGCCTCCGCCGTATGCAAGCCCTGGCGCTCCCTCATCTCCGCCCAAACCTTCCCCTCCCCCTACACCGCCGGCGGAACAGCCTCCCCTCCCTGGTTCTTCCTCTTCGGCTTCCATAACACCTCCTCCCGCAACCACCAGTCCTTCGCCTTCGACCCCGTCTCCTACTCCTGGTTCTCCCTCCCCACCACCCTCCTcgccggcggcggcggcggtgCCCTCCAGGacccttcctcctcctcctccttgatCGCCTCGTCGGGGTTCCTCTTCACCACGACCCCCTGCTTCAGCTTCACCCGCCTTTTCTCCCCAACCTGGCGCGTAACTTCCCCGCTCCACTTCCCCCGCATCAACCCCCTACTCGCCGTCTTCGAAGACACCCCCTCCTCCCCCTCGCCGTCCGCCACGCCTCGCTTTGTCGTCGTCGGCGGGGTCCGCTTCATAGGGAACCTCGTGGACATCGAGGACCGGCTCGCCGTCGAGATCTACGACCCCCGCTCTGATTCCTGGAACCTCTGCCCACCTCTTCCAGCTGAGTTCCGTTCCG GCAACTCCTCGCAGTCCCTATCCTCTGCGCTCTTCAAGGACAGGCTCTATGTGTTCGGGATCTACTCCTCCTTCATCTCGGCCTTTGATCTGCGAAGTCGGATGTGGAGCGATGTCCAGACCCTCAGGCCACCAGGAGCGATCTTCTCCTTCCTGATCGCGTGCAGTGCAGGCCTCATGCTTGCTGGAATGTGCCTAGGCCCCGTTGGCCCTTCCTTCAACCTGTGGGAAGTGGACGAGGGGACGATGGAGTTCAGAGAGATCGCGATCATGCCACAGGAGCTGCTGTACGGACTAGTCGATAGCGAGGAAGCTGACGATAAGTTTGCGAGCTTGAAGTGCGTCGGCTCGGGcaactttatatatgtgtTCAACGAGGAGTACCACAAGAAATACCCTGCCTGTGTCTGCGAGATCGGGGGTGAGAACAAGAGGTGCACTTGGAGGAGGCTTCCCGATTTGCCCTCACCTGTCAACAAGTTCCACAAGGTGATCAGCTTCTGCTCCTCAGTCTCAATCAGAGATGTTCTTAATGCCGGAGATTAG